The sequence NNNNNNNNNNNNNNNNNNNNNNNNNNNNNNNNNNNNNNNNNNNNNNNNNNNNNNNNNNNNNNNNNNNNNNNNNNNNNNNNNNNNNNNNNNNNNNNNNNNNNNNNNNNNNNNNNNNNNNNNNNNNNNNNNNNNNNNNNNNNNNNNNNNNNNNNNNNNNNNNNNNNNNNNNNNNNNNNNNNNNNNNNNNNNNNNNNNNNNNNNNNNNNNNNNNNNNNNNNNNNNNNNNNNNNNNNNNNNNNNNNNNNNNNNNNNNNNNNNNNNNNNNNNNNNNNNNNNNNNNNNNNNNNNNNNNNNNNNNNNNNNNNNNNNNNNNNNNNNNNNNNNNNNNNNNNNNNNNNNNNNNNNNNNNNNNNNNNNNNNNNNNNNNNNNNNNNNNNNNNNNNNNNNNNNNNNNNNNNNNNNNNNNNNNNNNNNNNNNNNNNNNNNNNNNNNNNNNNNNNNNNNNNNNNNNNNNNNNNNNNNNNNNNNNNNNNNNNNNNNNNNNNNNNNNNNNNNNNNNNNNNNNNNNNNNNNNNNNNNNNNNNNNNNNNNNNNNNNNNNNNNNNNNNNNNNNNNNNNNNNNNNNNNNNNNNNNNNNNNNNNNNNNNNNNNNNNNNNNNNNNNNNNNNNNNNNNNNNNNNNNNNNNNNNNNNNNNNNNNNNNNNNNNNNNNNNNNNNNNNNNNNNNNNNNNNNNNNNNNNNNNNNNNNNNNNNNNNNNNNNNNNNNNNNNNNNNNNNNNNNNNNNNNNNNNNNNNNNNNNNNNNNNNNNNNNNNNNNNNNNNNNNNNNNNNNNNNNNNNNNNNNNNNNNNNNNNNNNNNNNNNNNNNNNNNNNNNNNNNNNNNNNNNNNNNNNNNNNNNNNNNNNNNNNNNNNNNNNNNNNNNNNNNNNNNNNNNNNNNNNNNNNNNNNNNNNNNNNNNNNNNNNNNNNNNNNNNNNNNNNNNNNNNNNNNNNNNNNNNNNNNNNNNNNNNNNNNNNNNNNNNNNNNNNNNNNNNNNNNNNNNNNNNNNNNNNNNNNNNNNNNNNNNNNNNNNNNNNNNNNNNNNNNNNNNNNNNNNNNNNNNNNNNNNNNNNNNNNNNNNNNNNNNNNNNNNNNNNNNNNNNNNNNNNNNNNNNNNNNNNNNNNNNNNNNNNNNNNNNNNNNNNNNNNNNNNNNNNNNNNNNNNNNNNNNNNNNNNNNNNNNNNNNNNNNNNNNNNNNNNNNNNNNNNNNNNNNNNNNNNNNNNNNNNNNNNNNNNNNNNNNNNNNNNNNNNNNNNNNNNNNNNNNNNNNNNNNNNNNNNNNNNNNNNNNNNNNNNNNNNNNNNNNNNNNNNNNNNNNNNNNNNNNNNNNNNNNNNNNNNNNNNNNNNNNNNNNNNNNNNNNNNNNNNNNNNNNNNNNNNNNNNNNNNNNNNNNNNNNNNNNNNNNNNNNNNNNNNNNNNNNNNNNNNNNNNNNNNNNNNNNNNNNNNNNNNNNNNNNNNNNNNNNNNNNNNNNNNNNNNNNNNNNNNNNNNNNNNNNNNNNNNNNNNNNNNNNNNNNNNNNNNNNNNNNNNNNNNNNNNNNNNNNNNNNNNNNNNNNNNNNNNNNNNNNNNNNNNNNNNNNNNNNNNNNNNNNNNNNNNNNNNNNNNNNNNNNNNNNNNNNNNNNNNNNNNNNNNNNNNNNNNNNNNNNNNNNNNNNNNNNNNNNNNNNNNNNNNNNNNNNNNNNNNNNNNNNNNNNNNNNNNNNNNNNNNNNNNNNNNNNNNNNNNNNNNNNNNNNNNNNNNNNNNNNNNNNNNNNNNNNNNNNNNNNNNNNNNNNNNNNNNNNNNNNNNNNNNNNNNNNNNNNNNNNNNNNNNNNNNNNNNNNNNNNNNNNNNNNNNNNNNNNNNNNNNNNNNNNNNNNNNNNNNNNNNNNNNNNNNNNNNNNNNNNNNNNNNNNNNNNNNNNNNNNNNNNNNNNNNNNNNNNNNNNNNNNNNNNNNNNNNNNNCGTCTTGGAGAGCAAGTTTTGGTAATCTTCGCCGGAGATGGAACTACCCCAACCTCCATAGAAGGAAGTTCCTAGCAAACCTCGATTATATCCTGTTGCAGGAAGTGAAGCAGCAGCCATAATCAAATTAgcttctctctgtctctctgatCGGTTCTAAtggtagagagaaagagaaagagaaagagaaaactgatttgtgtggttttggtttttgagtttcaCATTTTGGTGTGGACGAGGTTTTGggtgttgttttggtttggatGGAGAAACCATAGCCACAAATATGATTCTGGTCTTACgcgttttattattattgcgTTTaggatttttaagttttttttcctacataAACCTTTCTCCACCGTCCgatcatttattatttatcttattagttattattattactgcTTTTCTTTCgatcaaaattattattttttcttttttcttgctaGAGAGTAGTAATTGATCTACGAAGAATCTTTAAAAGGAGATTGCAAGAATTTGGTAGATTTGATACAAAGAATCTGGATACAAAGCAGTTGGACACTGCCAAGCTGAAGTTTGAGAAGAGTGGAATCACAAGGATTCAAAATACTAGTGAAAAAGGCAGGCCAATATTAGCACATGAATCGATTCGACGAGGACACTAATATCATGTTATAATTTTCAATAACAAATCTTAATCAATGAATGAAACAAGTGGCTTCTCTAACCTTAAATCTTCATCTATATAGCGACTAGGAATGAAATAAAGTGTAGCATCAAGGGGAAGAAAGAAGCACCATGAATGGGAAGAGCTTTATCATGTTCATAACATAGCATGCAAATTATATGCAAGTTTCAAAAGCTTAGTCCAATGTCATAAAACCAAGAGACATGCAAAGAAATTGACAGACTGTACATTGATAATCCTTGATGCATCCCACACATTCCAAGCGCATTAGAAGAAGATCCCAAACGTGTTCTCGCCACTGTAACTCATGTATAGAAACCCGTCTTCATCTTTGTGCTCTTCATAAATCGCAGACATTATAGCCGCTGCAATAACAAGGATAACACTACTACTATTAGTTCCACAATGACAAAAAAGATATGATTCCTTGAACTGGAGAAGTAGATGAATAGGGAAGGGCGTGTTTATATCAAACCAGTTGGTGGTAGAATGTTCTTCACAAAAATGAATATGGCTTTCTCAGGACTGAGCTTGATCCGCTTCCGTACAACATAAACAAACTGGCCAACAGTCAGATCAGCTGGAACCAAGTACCTGAAGTTTGTCCAATAAGTCAGCCAAATTCGTTATCTCAACAGGGCATAAAGAATCCTAAGCAATAAACCATGAAAACACAAAGAGAAGAATCTCTGAAGCAAAGCCAAGACTTACTTTTTCTTATCGATATCAGGGACATCACTCTTCTCGGCTTTTTCAACAATGACCTGCACAATTAAAGACAGAATAAGGCAAAGGTTGCTATGCACTTTCTTGAAACAAGATAGAGAATTATCTCATTCATACAGGTATTCTATCTGGATACTTCTCCCTGATACGAGCTGCTTCAGCCTGTCTCTTTTCTGTAACATTCAAGACCAAAAATACACACGAACAGATTAATATTTCCAACAGATTAATCTATTTGCATCCTCAGCAAAACCAAAAACGAAACCAGAGAGACTGATCGCGTGAAATACACAGACTcggcgacaaaaaaaaaaaacagagagacttCAACATCAATAATCATCTCCACCTGAACAGAGATTCTAATGTATTTGCATCctcaacaaaaacagaacaatgttCAATCGAGACTATGTTCAGGGACTGATATAGCGTTTCTAAGCCCGTGAACAACAGACAAAATCAAGAGAGATATACGTCAACCTTATTTCATCTTCGACATCAAACATTCTTATCCACTTGTTTCAATCACGATTACTGTTATAACACTAATCCAGGAACTAATAcacagaagagaagagagacaagtGAATCATATCATCGTCAACATCGATTCTGCAGGTACTAAAATTTAGAACGGAATCAAAAGGAAATCAGATTCAAGGAACAATTCATGCAGAATCAAAGCAATAGTAATTGAAGAAAACCTGAAACTAAGAAACCAGAATTTgggaatttttaaaaacctacTCGCTAAAAAACCCTATacgatgagagagagagatacacaaAGATTGATCGATTAAGGTTAAATCGATAGATAAAAGAGATGAGTAAAAAGGGGGAAAAATCAAACGAACCGAGAGGATGTTCATGCTTGAAGGAGCTAATCGCCATGATTTTCACGAGTTTCGCAGTCGCAGCGACGAAGAGAGAAGACAAGAGAAGCAAGGGTTTGTTGTTAACGTCGAATTGGGATATCGAATGAGATAATTAGAGAACAagggtttatttttaatattttaactaggttttgaatccatACGCGtgagtttatttaatatattttggtgaatATTAGATATGATTAATGttagttatgaaatattatgttataaaaacttttaaattcctattaagacaattttttttattttaaacacacaattttaaaaaatataaaatagtataacGTTATACTTAAATGTTACactcttttaaaaattcaaatatgatAAGATATCATGAATTTATACTTAATCTTAtaattttctctcttcttcttttctaggCGATATGAGACGTTGTACATACaattatttataagtattataatatagaaatttaacataatttcaaaaatgttaaatattggctGATCCtgattgattgttttaaaaaatcgtAATATAGGcaattctgaaatttttaaaaaatgttaattagtgaagtgGCTACTCCCTCTTGGTTGTTCTAAATCCTATGTGGATAGCTTTAGGaacttatagcttctacttttatttagtatagtttTCATTATgatgtaatatttttagattttagttatattagttagtttttgttcaaaaaaaaaagaaagttatattatttagttaaatttgatttcttagTAGAAATTTgtgttgattttaaaatatctttttatattattttgaatttttttatctttagttaaggatatgtaaaataaatctatattttttaatgttgtagtattttttgtttttttttaatttatattttatatctctaaattATCTAAGAGTCATATATCATCGTGCttgtaatttctaattttttatttttattatatcaagTTAACTAtctttgaatttctcaaattttattgggttggtcataaactcattgcaatcgtgtagatatttttttttctttttatccaaaataatttgtaagtaaacaattttaaagaaatattttagtgGTTATACAAACTCTCACAAACAAATCTTAGTGATGAAAAAGAACTACGTCaaattgaaagtaaatgaacaacaattggtttaatttgttcacaaAGTCATTTTATATGTGGTGATAAGATcaaactttaacaataaaatatttttggatgtaAGAACATTTTTTAGTGGTAATAAGATGATGTTTTGATTGGTTATCTCCATATAAAACatgaataagttgtgaaatttttttgaaattggaCAATATTGGTCCTTGGTTGACTAGATACTCCTGTGATTGGTCATGGGTTTAACCTActgtaataatatttgtaatgattaataattgaaaaaagttttgatgACTGATAGTATAGATTTAGATTATCgtaataattgtaataataattttaaaatataaaactataattagtGTATTAAAGTAAAACTTATTCCTAGttaagaatatttatatatttatttctagacaatatatttcatttacaaaaaatattaatatcttctttcaaaattttattttattctctctgtccctaatagattgatgttttaggatatatttttgtgcctaaaagattgatgttgtagataaaaaatgtaaaataacttttttattttatgtttttttccatatGTCATTAATTTAATAGTCTATATTTTCTATATCTACtcaaaagtaattataaattaaatacaaattaattttcattttttttaatatgtgtgataatgtcaaaacatcaatctattagagACAGAAGGAGttgtatacatttttaaaacccGCGCATAGAGCGGATCCTAATCTAATAGgttttataataatcaaaaacaatcccaccaaaaaaaaataatcaaaaaccaattttatcCTCAATTTTACagaaattaaataacaaaaatataaactcctaattttatataaaaaaataaaaattaaatgaataaaaaatgtgttttgtttttttccttctctaacGCTTACCGTCAGTGTTCTCTTCCTTCCCCTTCCTTCCCTCGCggttactcttcttcttcttcttccctccgATTTAGATTTTGATAGGCAGCACTCAAACATCTTTTTTGGAAACGGGATGTTCAAATGGCTACCAATCACCATGCTGGTTGGAAATGGTGTTTGAGATGAATGGTTGGAATCGATGGAAGGAGTAAGTAGTTGAAACTGATTTTGAGCGGTTGAGAAGGTGAAAACCAACCACCAAGAAATATGTGTGTTTGGCAACTTCAGTTACAAACgaagaagattttttaaaaaataattaaatatttgttcataatgatggtttaacaaaaaaaaaaaataatgtgtatataataatacatgTAAAGAAGTTAATTTTGAGTGGATTTTCAAATTGGCCCAATaagcttttatgttttgttaataattttgactttaaaaataaagatacaattttaatttaatgataGATTCACTTGTAAGAACTTATAATTAGCCTAATTGTGATACTAAGGTGTTGattggttctcc comes from Camelina sativa cultivar DH55 chromosome 19, Cs, whole genome shotgun sequence and encodes:
- the LOC104766559 gene encoding autophagy-related protein 8d, translating into MAISSFKHEHPLEKRQAEAARIREKYPDRIPVIVEKAEKSDVPDIDKKKYLVPADLTVGQFVYVVRKRIKLSPEKAIFIFVKNILPPTAAIMSAIYEEHKDEDGFLYMSYSGENTFGIFF